Proteins encoded in a region of the Salipiger sp. CCB-MM3 genome:
- a CDS encoding glycosyl transferase codes for MRANIFCIKWGTAFGPEYVNRLYSGVRRHMDRPVRFFCMTEHAEGLHPDIEIIDLPVEPFAEPMAAALAVANRQGAMRKVSLFRPGLVPDLEGPVLGFDLDVVITGPLGEIHDLAPGTIAMRHDWTEKRKGRPTGHGSVFRFDPAQHGFLYEDLAKDAYAEVEKARGSEQRYTSHKAMDRDVFTYIPEPWVVSFKYDCNPFPGNWLHAPRLPEEARVVCFHGHPKMSEALEGYNGSLIRHSKPCDWLREHWIDRARADLGQDWA; via the coding sequence ATGCGCGCCAATATCTTCTGCATCAAATGGGGCACCGCCTTTGGGCCGGAATACGTCAACCGGCTGTATTCCGGCGTGCGGCGGCATATGGATCGCCCGGTGCGCTTCTTTTGCATGACCGAACACGCCGAGGGGCTGCACCCGGATATCGAGATTATCGACCTGCCGGTCGAACCCTTTGCCGAGCCCATGGCCGCCGCGCTGGCCGTCGCCAACCGGCAGGGCGCTATGCGCAAGGTCTCGCTGTTCCGGCCCGGCCTCGTGCCCGATCTGGAAGGGCCGGTTCTGGGCTTTGATCTCGACGTCGTGATCACCGGCCCGCTGGGCGAAATTCACGATCTCGCGCCCGGCACCATCGCCATGCGCCACGACTGGACCGAGAAGCGCAAGGGGCGGCCCACCGGCCATGGCTCGGTGTTCCGTTTCGATCCGGCGCAGCATGGGTTCCTGTACGAAGACCTTGCCAAGGACGCCTATGCAGAGGTCGAAAAGGCCCGCGGATCAGAGCAGCGCTATACCTCGCACAAAGCGATGGATCGCGATGTTTTCACATATATCCCAGAGCCTTGGGTCGTGTCCTTCAAGTATGACTGCAATCCGTTTCCGGGCAATTGGCTGCATGCGCCGCGCCTGCCGGAAGAGGCGCGCGTGGTCTGCTTTCATGGCCACCCGAAGATGTCCGAGGCGCTGGAGGGCTACAACGGCAGCCTGATCCGCCATTCCAAACCCTGCGATTGGCTGCGCGAGCATTGGATCGACCGGGCACGCGCGGATCTCGGCCAAGACTGGGCCTGA
- the fabF gene encoding beta-ketoacyl-ACP synthase II yields MRRVVVTGLGLVTPLADGVEKSWERILDGQSGAGPIQGFDTEGLTTTYACEVPLGDGSDGTFNADAYMEPKEQRKVDTFILFGMAAAQQAVEDSGWTPTEKEDLERTGVLIGSGIGGLNSIANTAVMMEQKGPRRVSPFFVPGALINLISGQVSIKYGFKGPNHSVVTACSTGAHAIGDAMRLIKYGDADVMVAGGAEAAICKIGIAGFNACKALSTKRADDPQKASRPYDADRDGFVMGEGAGIVVLEEYEHAKARGAKIYAEVLGYGLSGDAYHITAPSEDGEGGERSMRAALKSAGLEPSDIDYINAHGTSTMADTIELGAVERLLGDHAKNVTMSSTKSATGHLLGAAGAIEAIFSILAIRDQVAPPTINLDNPAVETPIDLAPNAKRARKVTYALSNSFGFGGTNASVIFGKVS; encoded by the coding sequence ATGCGTCGCGTTGTGGTTACCGGGCTGGGGCTTGTCACGCCGCTGGCGGATGGTGTCGAAAAGAGCTGGGAACGTATTCTTGACGGCCAGTCGGGCGCTGGCCCGATTCAAGGCTTCGATACCGAGGGGCTCACCACCACCTATGCCTGCGAAGTGCCGCTGGGTGACGGCTCGGACGGGACGTTCAATGCCGATGCCTATATGGAGCCGAAAGAGCAGCGCAAGGTCGATACCTTCATTCTCTTTGGTATGGCCGCCGCGCAGCAGGCGGTCGAGGATTCCGGCTGGACCCCCACCGAGAAAGAAGATCTGGAGCGCACCGGCGTTCTGATCGGCTCGGGCATCGGTGGCCTCAACTCCATCGCAAACACCGCCGTGATGATGGAACAGAAGGGCCCGCGCCGCGTGTCGCCGTTCTTTGTGCCCGGCGCGCTGATCAACCTCATTTCGGGTCAGGTCTCGATCAAATACGGCTTCAAGGGTCCGAACCACTCGGTGGTCACCGCCTGCTCGACCGGCGCGCACGCCATCGGCGACGCGATGCGGCTGATCAAATACGGCGACGCCGACGTGATGGTCGCGGGCGGCGCCGAGGCGGCGATCTGCAAGATCGGCATCGCCGGGTTCAACGCCTGCAAGGCGCTGTCGACCAAGCGCGCCGACGATCCGCAGAAGGCCAGCCGTCCTTATGATGCCGACCGTGACGGTTTCGTCATGGGCGAGGGCGCGGGCATCGTCGTGCTCGAGGAATACGAGCACGCCAAGGCGCGCGGCGCGAAGATCTACGCTGAGGTCCTCGGCTACGGTCTGTCGGGCGACGCCTATCACATCACCGCCCCCTCCGAGGATGGCGAGGGTGGCGAGCGCTCGATGCGCGCGGCGCTGAAATCCGCCGGGCTCGAGCCGTCGGACATCGACTACATCAACGCCCACGGCACCTCGACCATGGCCGACACGATCGAGCTTGGCGCGGTGGAACGGCTGCTGGGCGATCACGCCAAGAACGTCACCATGTCGTCGACCAAATCGGCCACCGGCCACCTGCTGGGCGCCGCCGGTGCGATCGAGGCGATCTTCTCGATCCTCGCGATCCGCGATCAGGTCGCGCCGCCGACGATCAACCTCGACAACCCGGCGGTGGAGACGCCCATCGATCTCGCCCCCAACGCCAAGCGCGCGCGCAAGGTGACCTACGCCCTGTCCAACAGCTTCGGCTTCGGCGGCACCAACGCGAGCGTGATCTTCGGGAAGGTCAGCTGA
- the mltG gene encoding endolytic transglycosylase MltG, with protein sequence MWRNIASNAMTFLVVLVFLAGGLLLWAQNEYSAEGPLEQPMCLQVERGSNFTRVSHDLAEQGAISSDMIFRLGADYGDKTDLLKAGSYLVPEHASMTQITDIVTKGGASTCGTEVVYRIGVNSAEVQVRELDPETGRYVERIEFDPASDEPRPEGYEAIKSEVGTRFRVALAEGVTSWKVVEELGQIDVLDGEVAERPAEGALAPDSYEISPGDSRADLIARMEQAQEAILAQAWQNRAEGVPYDSPEEALIMASIVEKETGVAEERPMVASVFVNRIERGMRLQTDPTVIYGLTNGEGVLGRGLRQSELRKETPYNTYVIDGLPPTPIANPGRASIEAALNPAQSDYVYFVADGSGGHAFAATLAEHNRNVAAWRKIEAEKAEGN encoded by the coding sequence ATGTGGCGCAACATCGCCTCCAACGCGATGACCTTTCTGGTGGTGCTGGTGTTCCTCGCCGGCGGGCTGCTGCTCTGGGCTCAGAACGAGTACAGCGCCGAGGGTCCGCTGGAGCAGCCCATGTGCCTGCAGGTCGAACGCGGCTCGAATTTCACCCGCGTCTCGCACGATCTCGCGGAACAGGGCGCGATCAGCTCTGACATGATCTTCCGTCTCGGCGCCGACTATGGCGACAAGACCGATCTGCTCAAGGCCGGGTCCTATCTGGTGCCCGAGCATGCCTCGATGACGCAGATCACCGACATCGTCACCAAGGGCGGCGCGTCGACCTGTGGCACCGAGGTGGTCTATCGCATCGGCGTCAACAGCGCTGAGGTGCAGGTGCGCGAACTCGACCCCGAGACCGGCCGCTATGTGGAGCGCATCGAGTTCGACCCCGCCAGCGACGAGCCGCGCCCCGAAGGCTATGAGGCGATCAAATCCGAGGTCGGCACGCGCTTCCGCGTGGCGCTGGCCGAGGGTGTGACCAGCTGGAAAGTGGTCGAGGAACTGGGCCAGATCGACGTGCTCGACGGCGAGGTCGCCGAGCGTCCCGCCGAGGGCGCGCTTGCCCCCGACAGCTATGAGATCAGCCCCGGCGACAGCCGCGCCGATCTCATCGCGCGTATGGAGCAGGCGCAGGAGGCGATCCTCGCGCAGGCGTGGCAGAACCGCGCCGAGGGCGTGCCCTATGACAGCCCCGAAGAGGCGCTGATCATGGCGTCGATCGTCGAGAAGGAAACCGGTGTCGCCGAGGAGCGTCCGATGGTGGCTTCGGTCTTCGTCAACCGTATCGAGCGCGGCATGCGCCTGCAGACGGACCCGACGGTGATCTACGGGCTGACCAATGGCGAAGGCGTGCTGGGCCGCGGGTTGCGCCAGTCCGAGCTGCGCAAAGAGACGCCGTACAACACCTATGTCATCGACGGCCTGCCGCCGACCCCGATCGCCAACCCGGGCCGCGCCAGCATCGAGGCGGCGCTGAACCCGGCGCAATCGGACTATGTGTACTTCGTGGCGGATGGATCGGGCGGCCATGCCTTTGCGGCGACGCTGGCCGAGCACAACCGCAACGTCGCCGCATGGCGCAAGATCGAAGCGGAGAAGGCTGAGGGCAACTGA
- the rsmA gene encoding 16S rRNA (adenine(1518)-N(6)/adenine(1519)-N(6))-dimethyltransferase RsmA, with the protein MSGIDGLPPLREVIATHQLSAKKSLGQNFLLDLNLTAKIARAAGDLSNMDVLEIGPGPGGLTRGLLAEGARRVLAVEKDARCLPALDEIVLHYDGRLEVINGDALEIDPLERLTPPIAICANLPYNVGTELLVRWLTPTDWPPFWSTLTLMFQREVAERIVAQPGSKAYGRLALLAQWRCEARIVISLPPSAFTPPPKVSSAVVHLKALPEPRYPADAKTLERVVAMAFNQRRKMLRAALKGLTPDIEDKLRAAGIEPTERAEQVSLEQFCALARVLKG; encoded by the coding sequence ATGAGCGGTATCGACGGCCTGCCCCCGCTGCGCGAGGTGATCGCCACCCATCAGCTGAGCGCCAAGAAATCGCTCGGGCAGAACTTCCTGCTCGATCTCAACCTGACCGCCAAGATCGCGCGGGCGGCGGGCGATCTGTCGAATATGGATGTCCTGGAGATCGGTCCCGGCCCCGGCGGGCTCACCCGCGGGCTGCTGGCCGAGGGCGCACGGCGGGTGCTGGCGGTCGAGAAGGACGCGCGCTGCCTGCCCGCGCTCGACGAGATCGTGCTGCACTACGACGGCCGCCTCGAGGTGATCAACGGCGACGCGCTGGAGATCGACCCGCTCGAGCGGCTCACCCCGCCGATCGCCATCTGCGCCAACCTGCCCTACAACGTCGGCACCGAGCTGCTGGTGCGCTGGCTGACGCCGACCGACTGGCCGCCCTTCTGGTCGACCCTGACGCTGATGTTCCAGCGCGAGGTGGCCGAGCGCATCGTCGCGCAGCCCGGCTCGAAGGCCTATGGGCGGCTCGCTCTGCTGGCGCAATGGCGCTGCGAGGCGCGTATCGTAATCAGCCTGCCGCCCTCGGCCTTCACCCCGCCGCCCAAAGTGTCCTCGGCGGTGGTGCATCTGAAAGCCCTGCCCGAGCCGCGCTACCCCGCCGACGCCAAGACCTTGGAGCGGGTCGTCGCCATGGCCTTCAACCAGCGCCGCAAGATGCTGCGCGCCGCGCTGAAGGGGCTGACGCCGGACATCGAGGACAAGCTGCGGGCGGCGGGCATCGAGCCCACCGAGCGCGCCGAGCAGGTCTCGCTCGAGCAATTCTGCGCACTGGCGCGGGTGCTGAAGGGCTGA
- the pdxA gene encoding 4-hydroxythreonine-4-phosphate dehydrogenase PdxA — protein MSPHRPALPLALSCGEPSGIGPELAEAAWQALGTELPFFWIGAPHHLPGTVPHVIIERPAEAPEAATRGLPVLVQEMPGPRVPGVPQAAQAAGVVAAIERGVALCQRGEAAALCTLPISKQALASGCGFAFPGHTEFLAHLGHVPEVVMMLACPELKVVPATIHIALEEVPQALTAELLEARLRITHEAMAGFGIARPRIAVAGLNPHAGEGGRMGRQEIEMIAPLLDRLRAEGMDLIGPLPADTMFHAAARARYDVAVCMYHDQALIPVKTLGFDEGVNVTLGLPFVRTSPDHGTAFDIAGKGLANPSSTLAALRMAAELSAGAPQG, from the coding sequence ATGAGCCCGCACCGGCCCGCTCTGCCCCTCGCGCTGTCGTGCGGCGAGCCCTCGGGCATCGGGCCGGAACTGGCCGAGGCCGCGTGGCAGGCGCTCGGGACCGAGCTGCCGTTCTTCTGGATCGGCGCGCCGCACCACCTGCCGGGCACTGTGCCGCATGTGATCATCGAGCGCCCCGCCGAGGCGCCAGAGGCCGCCACGCGCGGCCTGCCGGTGCTGGTGCAGGAGATGCCCGGGCCCCGCGTGCCGGGCGTGCCGCAGGCAGCGCAGGCCGCTGGTGTCGTCGCCGCCATCGAGCGCGGCGTCGCCCTGTGCCAGCGCGGTGAGGCCGCGGCGCTCTGCACCCTGCCGATCTCGAAGCAAGCGCTGGCGAGCGGCTGCGGCTTCGCTTTCCCCGGCCATACCGAATTTCTCGCCCATCTCGGCCATGTGCCCGAGGTGGTGATGATGCTCGCCTGTCCCGAGCTAAAGGTGGTGCCCGCCACCATCCATATCGCGCTCGAAGAGGTGCCGCAGGCGCTGACCGCCGAGCTGCTCGAGGCCCGGCTGCGCATCACCCATGAGGCCATGGCGGGCTTTGGCATCGCCCGCCCGCGCATCGCCGTGGCCGGGCTTAATCCGCATGCCGGCGAAGGCGGGCGCATGGGCCGGCAAGAGATCGAGATGATCGCGCCGCTGCTGGACCGGCTGCGCGCCGAGGGCATGGATCTGATCGGCCCGCTGCCCGCCGACACGATGTTCCACGCTGCCGCCCGCGCGCGCTATGACGTGGCGGTCTGCATGTATCACGATCAGGCGCTGATCCCGGTGAAGACACTGGGCTTTGACGAGGGCGTCAACGTCACGCTCGGCCTGCCCTTCGTGCGCACCTCGCCCGACCATGGCACTGCCTTCGACATCGCGGGCAAGGGGCTGGCAAATCCCTCCTCGACGCTCGCCGCGCTGCGCATGGCCGCCGAGCTTTCGGCTGGCGCGCCGCAGGGGTAG
- a CDS encoding peptidylprolyl isomerase produces the protein MQVTPVRFSARLLRSVLLAAGLALAPAALPAQGLFSPAITVDEMVITNYEIQQRARMIEVLNSGQNPQQLAREQLIDDRLRMQAASDAGIAPTDEEIEDGMSEFAQRGNLGLDQFVALLAQNGVDEQTFRDFVRAGYAWRQLVQARFQARAQVSDEEVDRALSGTGTGSNVRVLLSEIIIPIRPGTEAQVNNLAERISNYRSTADFSAAAREYSATATRGEGGRLPWQDLNDLPPVLRPLVIGLAPGEVTDPIPIQGAVALFQMRQVEESGYSEPEIASVDYATYYMAGGRSAETLAKARVLASKIDRCDDLYGVAKGQPAEVLQRHQQAPSEIPTDIAYELSKLDAGEVSTALTRSNGQTLMFLMMCSRTPEVTADADRQQVSVGLRNQRLNQLSEAYLAQLRANARIVEK, from the coding sequence ATGCAAGTGACCCCCGTCCGCTTTTCGGCCCGCCTCCTCCGTTCCGTCCTCTTGGCGGCCGGTCTGGCGCTCGCTCCTGCCGCGCTGCCCGCGCAGGGGCTGTTCTCGCCCGCGATCACCGTCGACGAGATGGTGATCACCAACTACGAGATCCAGCAGCGCGCACGGATGATTGAGGTGCTCAACTCCGGCCAGAACCCGCAGCAGCTGGCACGCGAACAGCTGATCGACGACCGGCTGCGCATGCAGGCCGCCTCCGACGCGGGGATCGCCCCCACCGACGAGGAAATCGAAGACGGGATGAGCGAATTTGCCCAACGCGGCAATCTCGGCCTCGACCAGTTCGTCGCCCTGCTGGCGCAGAACGGCGTCGACGAGCAGACCTTCCGTGATTTCGTCCGCGCCGGTTATGCGTGGCGGCAACTGGTGCAGGCGCGCTTTCAGGCCCGCGCGCAGGTGAGCGACGAAGAGGTCGACCGCGCGCTCTCGGGCACCGGCACCGGCTCGAACGTGCGTGTGCTGCTGTCGGAGATCATCATCCCGATCCGTCCCGGCACCGAGGCGCAGGTGAACAACCTCGCCGAGCGCATCTCGAACTACCGCTCGACCGCCGATTTCTCCGCCGCCGCGCGCGAATATTCGGCCACCGCCACCCGCGGTGAAGGCGGACGGCTGCCGTGGCAGGATCTCAACGACCTGCCGCCCGTGCTGCGCCCGCTGGTGATCGGTCTCGCCCCCGGCGAGGTCACCGATCCGATCCCGATCCAAGGCGCCGTGGCGCTCTTCCAGATGCGTCAGGTCGAAGAGAGCGGCTATTCCGAACCCGAGATCGCCTCGGTCGATTACGCCACTTACTACATGGCCGGTGGCCGCAGCGCCGAGACCCTCGCCAAGGCGCGGGTTCTGGCCAGCAAGATCGACCGCTGCGACGATCTTTATGGCGTCGCCAAGGGCCAGCCCGCCGAGGTGCTGCAGCGCCACCAGCAAGCACCTTCGGAGATCCCCACCGACATCGCCTATGAGCTGTCGAAGCTCGATGCGGGCGAGGTCTCGACCGCGCTGACGCGCTCCAACGGCCAGACGCTGATGTTCCTGATGATGTGCAGCCGCACGCCGGAGGTCACCGCCGACGCCGACCGCCAGCAGGTGAGCGTCGGTCTGCGCAACCAGCGGCTCAACCAGCTCTCCGAGGCCTATCTCGCGCAGCTGCGCGCCAACGCGCGCATCGTCGAGAAATGA
- a CDS encoding LPS-assembly protein LptD, with the protein MTPHTRLLAAALALGLPLCATLPDALRAQTAVSPTGGEQSATAALLVADSVYVESGNRLIAQGNVEALQDGTRLSASRIIYDQEADSLQIEGPIRITDASGNLMLAESAELEEGLRNGILSGARMVMNEQLQLAAVEARRAEGRFTQLSRVAVTSCQVCGREEVPLWSIRAQRVVHDEEAKQIYFEGAQLRVLDVPVFWVPSMRLPDPTLKRTRGFLIPTFRSSTLLGFGVKLPYFVPIGEHQDVTLTPYISPVTKTLEARYRRAFARGDLELNGALTRDTLTDDTTRGYLFAEGTFGLRNEFQLDLDLKMVSDEAYLNDYDYEDLDRLGSTIELSRARSDDLLRFGLSHYQSLRASEKDEELPSWIFDGSYEKRFFPDRIGGELRLGTELHGHYRTSDEDIIGRDVARLTAEASWRKRWTLAGGIRMGWTNSLWFDRYDYSQDSSSDSDVSRVMGATAVELRWPLIRRGADGARTLLEPVAQYALVGGTRVNIVSDESTRVEFDEGNLLSLSRFPAADRREHGQSVAAGLRWLHEAPDGWRAGMTVGRVWQADVDEDFSRSSGLDSSLSDWLIAAGFSNDAGLTISARGLLGGITDFNKAEARVDWSNARIDLGASYLLLVQDPDEDRDETQSEWSLDGSYRFARNWTSSAEWRYDLADQRLDRAGLGLQYRNECVQVDFSVTRKYASSSNLEPSTDFGLSVALTGFGTTDSAKEYRRTCK; encoded by the coding sequence ATGACCCCCCACACCCGCCTGCTCGCGGCGGCACTGGCCCTTGGCCTGCCGCTCTGCGCGACCCTTCCCGATGCGCTGCGCGCCCAGACCGCCGTTTCCCCGACCGGCGGCGAACAGAGCGCCACGGCCGCCCTGCTGGTCGCCGATAGCGTCTATGTCGAAAGCGGTAACCGGCTGATCGCCCAAGGCAATGTCGAGGCGCTGCAGGACGGCACCCGGCTGTCCGCCAGCCGTATCATCTACGATCAAGAGGCCGACAGCCTGCAGATCGAAGGGCCGATTCGCATCACCGATGCTTCGGGTAACCTTATGCTGGCCGAGAGCGCCGAGCTTGAAGAAGGGCTGCGCAACGGCATCCTCAGCGGCGCGCGCATGGTGATGAACGAGCAATTGCAGCTGGCCGCCGTCGAGGCGCGCCGCGCCGAGGGCCGTTTCACGCAACTCAGCCGCGTCGCGGTGACCTCCTGTCAGGTCTGCGGCAGGGAAGAGGTTCCGCTTTGGTCGATCCGCGCGCAGCGCGTGGTCCATGACGAGGAAGCCAAGCAGATCTATTTCGAAGGCGCGCAACTGCGGGTGCTTGATGTGCCGGTGTTCTGGGTGCCCAGCATGCGCCTGCCCGACCCCACGCTGAAGCGCACCCGAGGGTTCCTGATCCCGACGTTCCGAAGCTCCACGCTGCTCGGCTTCGGGGTCAAACTGCCCTATTTCGTGCCGATCGGCGAGCATCAGGACGTCACGCTGACGCCCTATATCTCGCCCGTCACAAAGACTCTGGAGGCGCGCTATCGCCGCGCCTTCGCGCGGGGCGATCTGGAACTCAACGGCGCGCTCACCCGCGACACGCTGACCGATGACACCACCCGCGGCTATCTCTTTGCCGAAGGCACATTCGGGCTGCGCAACGAATTCCAGCTTGATCTCGATCTCAAGATGGTCAGCGACGAGGCCTATCTGAACGATTACGACTATGAAGACCTCGACCGGCTGGGCAGCACCATCGAGCTGTCGCGTGCCCGGTCCGATGATCTGCTGCGCTTTGGGCTGTCGCATTACCAATCGCTGCGCGCCTCGGAAAAGGACGAGGAACTGCCGTCGTGGATTTTTGACGGATCTTACGAGAAGCGGTTCTTCCCGGATCGCATCGGCGGCGAGCTGCGGCTCGGCACCGAGCTGCACGGGCATTACCGCACCTCCGACGAGGACATCATCGGGCGCGACGTGGCGCGGCTGACCGCCGAGGCGAGCTGGCGCAAGCGCTGGACGCTGGCGGGCGGCATCCGCATGGGCTGGACCAACAGCCTGTGGTTCGACCGCTACGACTACAGTCAGGACAGCAGCTCGGACAGCGACGTCTCGCGCGTGATGGGAGCCACCGCCGTCGAATTGCGCTGGCCACTGATCCGGCGCGGTGCCGATGGCGCGCGCACGCTGCTCGAGCCGGTGGCGCAATACGCGCTGGTCGGCGGCACGCGGGTCAATATCGTCTCGGATGAGAGCACCCGTGTCGAGTTCGACGAGGGCAACCTGCTGTCGCTGTCGCGCTTTCCCGCTGCCGACCGGCGCGAGCATGGCCAGTCGGTGGCCGCTGGCCTGCGCTGGCTGCACGAGGCTCCCGATGGCTGGCGCGCGGGCATGACCGTCGGGCGGGTCTGGCAGGCGGATGTGGATGAAGACTTCAGCCGCTCGTCCGGTCTCGACAGCAGCCTGTCCGACTGGCTGATCGCCGCAGGCTTCAGCAATGACGCCGGGCTGACCATCTCGGCGCGCGGCCTGCTCGGCGGGATCACCGATTTCAACAAGGCCGAAGCGCGTGTCGACTGGAGCAATGCGCGCATCGATCTTGGCGCCTCTTACCTGCTGCTGGTGCAGGACCCCGACGAGGACCGCGACGAGACGCAATCGGAATGGTCGCTCGATGGCAGCTACCGCTTCGCCCGCAATTGGACCAGCTCGGCAGAATGGCGCTACGACCTTGCCGATCAACGGCTTGACCGCGCTGGTCTGGGCCTGCAATACCGCAATGAATGCGTCCAGGTGGATTTCTCGGTAACGCGCAAATACGCGTCCTCGAGCAACCTGGAACCGTCAACCGATTTCGGCCTTTCCGTCGCGCTGACAGGCTTCGGCACCACGGATAGCGCCAAGGAGTATCGACGCACATGCAAGTGA
- the lptG gene encoding LPS export ABC transporter permease LptG has product MILHYYFARRFLKLFLAIGLIFALFFFLVDLVEQLRKFGESEGFGQVVHITLLKLPEGVYTILPLVIILAAISLCISLARSSELVVSRAAGRSGLAALMGPVGVALAIGCFAVAMVNPIVAATSKRAADLEQEWDSDGGSVLSIGSEGLWLRQGDENGQTVIRASRTNPDATVLYDVSFVSYAPGGGPDQRIIAERARLEGGDWVLTKAKTWPLSGAVNPEAAALSYDEMRVPSNLTQDGIRDRFGQPSAIPIWELPAFIRGLENAGFSARRHIVWLQSELAQPVFLVAMVLVAAGFTMRPARLANTGLSVLGSVMLGFGLYYVRNFAQILGENGQLNPLLAAWVPPVAALLLALGLVLQMEEG; this is encoded by the coding sequence ATGATCCTGCACTACTATTTCGCCCGCCGCTTCCTGAAGCTCTTTCTCGCCATTGGCCTGATCTTCGCGCTGTTCTTCTTCCTCGTCGATCTGGTCGAGCAATTGCGGAAATTCGGCGAGAGCGAAGGCTTTGGACAGGTGGTTCACATCACCCTGCTGAAGCTGCCCGAGGGCGTTTACACGATCCTGCCGCTGGTGATCATCCTTGCGGCGATCTCGCTCTGCATCTCGCTGGCGCGCAGTTCCGAACTGGTGGTCAGCCGCGCTGCGGGGCGCTCGGGTCTGGCGGCGCTCATGGGGCCGGTGGGCGTGGCGCTGGCGATCGGCTGCTTTGCCGTGGCGATGGTCAATCCCATCGTCGCTGCCACCTCGAAGCGCGCCGCCGATCTTGAACAGGAATGGGACAGCGACGGCGGCTCGGTGCTGTCGATCGGCTCCGAGGGCCTGTGGCTGCGGCAGGGCGACGAGAACGGCCAGACGGTGATCCGCGCCAGCCGCACCAACCCCGACGCGACGGTGCTTTACGATGTCAGCTTCGTCTCCTACGCGCCGGGCGGCGGACCGGACCAGCGCATCATCGCCGAGCGCGCCCGGCTGGAAGGCGGCGACTGGGTGCTGACCAAGGCCAAGACATGGCCGCTCAGCGGCGCGGTGAACCCCGAGGCCGCCGCGCTCAGCTACGACGAGATGCGGGTGCCCTCGAACCTCACCCAAGACGGCATCCGCGACCGTTTCGGCCAGCCCTCGGCGATCCCGATCTGGGAGCTTCCGGCCTTTATTCGCGGGCTTGAAAACGCGGGCTTCTCGGCGCGGCGGCACATCGTGTGGCTGCAGTCGGAACTGGCCCAGCCGGTGTTTCTGGTGGCTATGGTGCTGGTCGCCGCCGGGTTCACCATGCGCCCGGCACGGCTGGCCAACACCGGGCTTTCGGTGCTCGGGTCCGTCATGCTCGGCTTCGGGCTTTACTACGTCAGGAACTTCGCGCAGATCCTCGGCGAAAACGGGCAGCTGAACCCGCTGCTTGCCGCTTGGGTGCCGCCTGTCGCCGCCTTGCTGCTGGCGCTGGGTCTGGTGCTTCAGATGGAGGAAGGATGA
- the lptF gene encoding LPS export ABC transporter permease LptF translates to MLSQLMILFGFFSLVLVMVYWVNRAVNLFGDLIADGHTGGIFLEFTLLSLPAVIGIVLPIAAFAAAVYVTNRASNDSELTVVQAAGFSPWRLARPVLVFGVIIGAMMAVLTHALVPLSIAQLREREAEISGSVSARLLHEGTFLHPTKGVTFYIREISPEGELRDVFLSDRRQEGREVIYTARTAYILRGNGGDTMLTMVEGIAETLRLSDNSLSTTTFTDLTYDISGLITPDRRPGRRARQIGTLELLTDTEAVAEEVNDSVGEVLEEAHMRFEQPLLCVVAALIGYAALMTGSFSRFGVTRQIVGAIFLLVLIKIIESAVSTPVRANGALWPLIYLPSIAGFAISALMLWRAARPRRPSAARRRQAASGAAA, encoded by the coding sequence ATGCTGTCGCAGCTCATGATCCTGTTCGGATTTTTCTCGCTGGTGCTGGTGATGGTCTATTGGGTGAACCGTGCGGTGAACCTCTTTGGCGACCTGATCGCCGATGGGCACACCGGCGGTATTTTCCTCGAGTTCACGCTGCTCAGCCTGCCCGCGGTGATCGGGATCGTGCTGCCCATCGCGGCCTTCGCCGCCGCCGTCTACGTCACCAATCGCGCCAGCAACGATTCGGAACTGACCGTGGTGCAGGCCGCGGGCTTCTCGCCGTGGCGCCTCGCGCGTCCGGTGCTGGTCTTTGGGGTGATCATCGGCGCGATGATGGCGGTGCTGACCCATGCTCTGGTGCCGCTGTCGATCGCCCAGCTGCGCGAGCGGGAGGCCGAGATCTCGGGCTCTGTCTCGGCACGACTGCTGCATGAGGGCACCTTCCTGCACCCCACCAAGGGCGTGACTTTCTACATCCGCGAGATCTCGCCCGAGGGAGAGCTGCGCGACGTCTTTCTGTCGGACCGCCGTCAGGAAGGCCGCGAGGTGATCTACACCGCGCGCACCGCCTATATTCTGCGCGGCAACGGTGGCGACACCATGCTGACCATGGTCGAGGGCATCGCCGAGACACTGCGTCTGTCGGACAACAGCTTGTCGACCACCACGTTCACCGATCTCACCTACGACATTTCTGGCCTGATCACCCCCGACCGCCGCCCCGGACGCCGCGCCCGGCAGATCGGCACGCTGGAACTGCTGACCGACACCGAAGCGGTGGCCGAAGAGGTCAACGACTCGGTCGGCGAAGTGCTGGAAGAGGCGCATATGCGCTTTGAGCAGCCGCTGCTTTGCGTTGTCGCGGCGCTGATCGGCTATGCGGCGCTGATGACCGGCAGTTTCTCGCGCTTTGGCGTCACCCGGCAGATCGTCGGCGCGATCTTCCTGCTGGTGCTGATCAAGATCATCGAAAGCGCGGTCTCGACCCCGGTGCGGGCCAATGGCGCGCTCTGGCCGCTGATCTACCTGCCCAGCATCGCCGGTTTCGCCATCAGCGCGCTGATGCTCTGGCGTGCCGCCCGCCCCCGCCGTCCCAGCGCCGCACGCCGCCGGCAGGCCGCTTCCGGAGCCGCCGCATGA